GGATCAGTAGTGAGTAgtgtatttttatatgattGAAAGTGATAATACAAACTGTCAAGTAATTTTCATTCTCAGCCTTTCATGATATTTGGATCCTATATGTCCAGATTTTTCTAATGTAGACATGTTTCAATGCCCGATGTTGCTGATGAGATGGTTGTTGTGGAATATTGAATAGAACATTTGATGTTCTGAGCAGCATCCAGGCACCTGTGTCCAGCACATGGGGGAACATTGCAtaagatacatttacatttacagcatttaccagaggcccttatccagagcgacttacaatcagtagttacagggacagtcccccctggagacactcagggttaagtgtcttgctcatggacatgatggtagtaagtgggatttgaacctaggtcttctggttcacaggcgagtgtgttacccactaggctactaccaccacacactctctcacacaaacacacacacccacacacacacacactttcttacCTGGCTGCTTTTTTGGAAaacctgaaaaaacaaaaagataagATGAATGTGAGATGAATGTGAGACATCAAAGGACCTTCAAAGCTCACTTCAATCCATGCTGCTCTTCCTCTTAGCACTTCTCAAACAAGAACGCTGCAGGAAGATTGTTCTCCCACTCGGCTCCACCGCTTCGTTCCTGTACTGGGTTTCTGTAGCTGCCACCGCATCAGATTCACAAtcctgatgcttgcctacaaagccaaggaagggtcccACCCTCCTTCCTCAGCTCTCTCATCACTCGCTCTGCAAACATCTAGACCAGCTTTCAAGGGACTGCGAAGATTGCACATGTGGGGATGGATTGGGGGTAAACACCGCCAGAaaaccaatttttaaaaagaataaatatgagTGTAGAAGATGCTGATGATGTGactaatgtttaatcacccagaaaAGTCCACAAACCTGGCCAGACATGTtcagggaaaagaggagatctggtcaccctaacttgGCGGGGCTATGCTAATGCTACACAGCTtacaacatatgcaaatcaataAACACCAACTTTTTACCCCCCAAGACGAGTCAGAACATTACTCCTAATTGAATAAACTGATTGTGGCCAGACAGGTATATACAACATTTGTGACACATATTTTGAGcgacaaaaaatgaaacacgctgtattttaatgttaaattattatttattttccaaagccttATGGAACTGCAGTAGAAGGATGAGAAAGCCCTCAACTAGACTCCTCAACTTCAATTTCCACTAGATGTTAGAACAAGTGAGTCGATCAAAATCTTCAAACAGAAATATGCAGAATTAAAAGggaatatttaacaaaaaatgttaaatgtcgGTATATTTAGAACAATTCCCAATTTGATGATTAATATCTTATTTACAGAGCAGACTAGAGCAGAAGAGGGTGACTGGGCTACAGGACGGCTACTAAATGCAAGAGACACAAGCCTGGTCATTTCCCACAGAAATAGCTGCCACCCGCCCCTTCTTCCATGGGAGGACTTTTCCTTCCCTTCAACAATGGGCTCAAAAAACGACAACGCTCAAGTCAGACACCCGACTGCACAGGGGTATTGTGGGACAGATTCCCAGAAAAGAGAAGGCTTCTGGCACTGCTCCCATTTCCTGAATATGTGCTGAGAAAcatgaaatgcattaaaaatacacaGTAGAGTAATGCAGGCTGGATGAACTTCAAATGCACACGTGGGAGACCCACAATGGGCACCAGGATTTACTGACAACCCGTTCAGATCTCTGAGAGCGTCAGGGTCATCAACTACAGAGGTTTtcttgctcttctaaaatactattaatattgtattttatctaAAGAAATATATTACTATTTGGTGTGCTAGCGCGTGAGAAAAACTGAGTGGAAAAAGCAGCATTTTGCCCCCTGCAATAATTAATACTACGTGTCACAAAGGGGCTGGACacggcgaggaaggaggacgcatacgcgcGACGTCACAGGAccggggtttaatacataatacagacgacaagggaacatcaccaaacaatgacctgatggcgaacagacacaaacagggtagttttatacaatgatacacaggtgataacaatcacaattacacaggacgaacatgaaactccggacccggagtaacccctgccggaccggatcatgacactatGTCACGGAAGAACCGGAGTTAGACCCAGAGTTTCATATATGCGTTCACCATCACCTGACAATGGTGGCCGAAATTTGCTAATCAAACTAacattttatcagaaaacatttagtacatttatttacaacatgcgaaaaACTAACCAAGTAACCAAAACTAAccaacaaatttacaagcataTGGAAAAGAAGAGGTCAAATAGAACGGAGGTTTGTGTTTGCTCATTTACAGCTTGATTTAGAGGTTACCATACATTACcatacatacaaaatacatttattgggtctgcagtattttgaCTCTGGATAGAAGGAATAcaagtcattttaattaaaaatctaatttgTTGCAATTCACACGTTTCCACAAATATGAATTGTATTCTTGTATTTTGTgggattaaattaaaatatggaGCATTCCATTTTATCTGCTAGTTGTTAATATTAATTCTGTATATATTTACTGCCTCAATCtatattttatacacacactgctcttacAGAGTACAATCACTCTGTTCAACTACAGGTTCTTTTATCcctttaggtttttttttacgtcaaGATTTTAAAGGCTAGAAATGTACGGTAAATTAGAAACATGTTAGGCATGACCAAAAGTTTATGTGGggtataaatatattattatatcaaGTGGCATTTCTGTGAAAGTGTTTTCTTGGTTCTTGTTTCATTGCTATTTCCAGCCCGATTCAGAtcaagatgtgtcctctgcatttaacactcaccttagtgagaagtgggcagccatgataggcgtcTGGGGAGCACTGTTTGGGGatagtaccttgatcaagggtaCCTTGGTGTTttaggattcaaaccggcaagtAAAGTAAGTCAagtaaatatatgagtgtcacagcaaacgGTGTGATACTCAGAAACAtgtgacatttcagtttttctttgttgagaaatctgtaaaaatttgtttttctgtcaatatggggtgctgggtgtacattaatgagagaaaaaaattacttaaatgattttagcataTGGCTGCAATTTAACAAAGACTGACAaaattaagggggtctgaatactttttcCATACCCACTTTATCTGCCTTCTAGTGGTAAGGAAGTACAAATGAGATATTACATGATAATTATAACTACAgtctattttattaattatgatGTCTTTTCACAATTCTTCAACTTTGCTGTTTAAAGGGTTAGCAGTGCTAATTAAATAGGCACACGTAAATTCCCACAAACACAGCAAATAATTTTTCAAACCTGAGATTCCTTTTGGCTCATTTTCTATGAAAACAAAGACACCCCAGTACACCATATGAGCCCCATATGAAGAGCAAGGGTCGCCATCTAACGACTATGTTAATGTGGGGAGGGGTGGACTCACTGTGATTTTACACTAAATAGGTAGCGTGTGTTGGGTGAGTGTCTTATAGAGCTAAAAAGCAGACATGAAACGTGTacagaacatgaaactctgctgctgttgctgctgctgctgtatgcGTGCCCAGTCCGTACATCAGATTCTTCTTTTAATCACCCCTCTCAGTAAATCCTGGTGCCCATTGCGGGTCTCCCACATGTGCAGATTTTTGGGGGTCAGTGAGCAGTTACTATGCTCCTTATGAAACGTTTATAAGGAATTTTTAGATGGTGAACAGTTTCTTACCCACAGCATTATTACACTTCTAAAGTTTTATTTCTTTGACCGTTGACCTTAAATTCACCTACTGAGTCAGGCTGCTCTCCGTCTGAGGATGAGTGCCTGTCTGTTCTGCAGTCTGCGAGGGGGGCTCGTAAAACTAGAGTAAAAAGGTCATTAGAGGCAGAAAGACCAGACTCCTGCTCTGATGTAAGTGCTAAGAACGTGCATGACACTGAGATACACCGTCCACCAGGAACAAAAAGGTGGCAGATTCCATTCATGAAGACTGCTGAAACTGAGCACATGCATTTCTGCAGCTGAccaactaaataaataatttttagaaATTAAGGCTGCATGCTAAATCTAATCAAAATATCAGATCATGAAATTAAATGACCGCAAAAACGATGCAATTTATTTCATGAGTACTGTCTTTCTCTTGAGgtttaccaactgactaaactgGGGCTggctgtgaagattctcagtcatccaggtgactgagaagttctgtggatgcagaatgaaacgtctctacattaaagaaagaaagtccagttgccacgattCAGTCTGTTATCCGTTTCAGCAGTGTTCACGTATACAACATATGTGAAACCCTGAGGCTAACGCCTGTTCTTCTGCGGCAGGTGGGAGACAAAGAAATGTATTACTTTTCACGGGATTTTATCCAAACACCAAATCTCAGTTCAAAGCCACAGAACCCAGTACAGCAGTGCAGCTCTCTTAAAGCACCGCACACATTTTACAAGTTGTATGTTTGACCTCACAACTGCAGCCCAGGTGGGAATGGATATCAGGCGATGGTGGCTCATTTTGTTGTATGGCAGTATTGTGGCTTTTAGAACAAAGAGGATTATAAATATGCAAAGTCGTATCAGCACCTAAGCCTAAAACCTTAAATATCccatttatatccagcagttcctatatACTACTATATGTAGTACATCTTTCTTCAAATGTACCTGGTtcaaaaggaattttttttaatttttgaacaCAGTATTTAGTGTtctatttcaatatttttattgaaagaACTGGGTATTTcaagttgttaaaaaaaagcttaatctttcactttgaaatgagaGATTTTATGTGAAGTTTTATTGATATGCaagcaagtgccatttatcGGATCAcaaatcgcaatattgatcccAGTAATTGCAACATGACTTTCCCCAAATTGCGCAGCCCTAGTAGATATCAAATGTTCAAGGCTAGTACCACTCCTATtggcattttgcatttttgtctgTCAGAACATGGCTGGAATGTTCCACCATAATCACTGAAATCACCATATCACCATAAATCACAATATATATTGTCATCAAGGggctttttcttgttttaattttaaacaAACTTGACCTGATAtgagcaaacaaggcaaaaataCTACATCTAATATACTGCTACCCTCAGTATTGCTCCACACACCAACTGAAAATGATAGATTATGGTTTATCTTTTAAGAGCTGTGCACTGAAGATGACCAAATAGGTGTTCCACAATAACAAAAGGTAGTTGCAAATGACCTAAGCCAGTCTCTAAGAGAATCTACTAGGAAATTTATCTAAATGTATCTATCTGATCGGTGATCTGATACCCGATTCCTGTGCACAGCCATGTATAGACTCACATGACAGGTGAGTGTGCATACAGATACACTAAAATAATGATTCTCTTATAGCTCTGCTCACTTAAAAGCGCCAGCTATTTTGGCTCCAAAGTGGTTCACAAATGTATTACTAaaaactagtgctgcacgatttaTCTAATTGCAATCGTAATTGCGatgtctgtgcgattacatgaacacaaaaagctgcgatttaaatgattagtacatggattgaatcggcaacatatcactcattctctcaaagtttgcgagctgactgaagtctcacttcagtcgaatgtgacgtgtttggtcacatgactttcgattcggttcaatggagacctcagattcatgactcacatagacatatgggtagacgttGCATGACGaactgcatcgtacgtcaacgtcgccgccatattgcgagaggctctgctatggcgtgaagcatatacatgtctatggagagaagtgcataaaaatgcctcattgtgctgcttggggctgtacaaaccgctgtacgttCCAAACCAGATctcgggggattacatttcataggtaaggctggactattgttttgaatatatttggccattataaaatcccgttttataagacttaaccttagctaagctaggctaagctagcgaagctatgtattcctgtgttcaagtcagcctccaaacaacgtttagGCCAAACGTAGgaattaactatttagactgttcttagctgtttagttaacttttctcaaactttgaaggtttcctaaagaaattcacctccgtttacaaatcttaaccttagctaagctagcaaagctatgcatccctgtgttcaagtcagcctccaaacaacgtattggttaaacgtaagaactataatacgggattttataatggccaaatataatcaaaacagttgtttagccttaccagggtttgtcgttcgacagtaatgtaaagagtttttgtgattatttaattttgtagaatattgtattttgaaagcactgggcatttcaagttgttataagtagtttgtatgtttcactttgaaattaaacatttcactattagtaatttgtatgcaacttttcattgatacacaagcaagtgccctttatcatatcgcaatcgcaatattgatctcaataattgcaatatgtttttttccccaaatcgtgcagccctactaaaaacaatataaaattataagTGATATGAATTACTAACATACATTATATCAGGTACAAgctacaaaaacaaaaccatctCAATATGAGAAAAAGATCCAATATTTTAAATCGAAAATTTTGCATCCTGATTTTCAGTAGGACTTAATGATTTctaaaaaaattgaattattaTCAATTAGTATCTGTGAATCGATAAGTACTTTgtttgaaaaaacatttttggtagCCAAACTTTCACAGCAGCCCTACAATAAACATTTGTGCACATCCCATTAGTGCTTACTTGACGTGCAAAAAGACCAGTTCTTGGTTTTATTTGTTGGGAATGTGGAGGGGTGCGGTAACAGGGGAGGGGCTACGTggttgaagtaaaaaaaaaaaaaaaaggtcattttaagATTATTAGCCAACAGGAAAGTAAAAACAGTGTTTCTGCtcaaaaatacatgaaatgtgcCGTCAGACAGActacagtgaagtgaagtgattgtcacttgtgatacacagcagcacagcacactgtgcacacagtgaaacggtagtacctagtgggtaaaacactcgacTACAGACCggaagtgtccctgagcaagacacttaaccctgagtgtctccagggggactgtccccatcccctgtcactactgattgtaaggcgctcttgataagggcgtctggtaaaatgaAATTGTCTGTTGGTGAACACACAGAGCACCATCATCTCACAGTCTTCCACGTTAGTGGTGGTAAAAAGTGCATTACAGTTCACCCATTATGTCTACCTGTCATATAAGCATTTTAATGTCCAATCTAACCTAAATAGCTCAGATCAGTAATCATTCATTTTAGAGCAACCAAAAGGACCTGGAAAATCAGAGATCCTGAACAGACTCGTGCCAATGCCGAGGAGTTGACGTGTGTGCAACGACGCGGTTGAAATTCCAGCCTAAAGCTGGAATTCCTGTCCGGACGAGGTTTTGGTCGAGCTGTTTTTAGTCTGATGGGTTGATCTGACTGGTTATGAAGGACATTAGACTTGTTGTTGGTCCCTTTCTCACAGACCTGATCGAACCTGACAGCAGCCCAGTCATGTGACATGAGTAGTGGACACGTTACACCGGGATTGTCCTACCTGTCAGTAGGCTGTGGGACGCTCATTGGGCTTCCTTTTATTTCTCCAGCTTTTACCCAAGCAGCATCTTCAGGAAACCACGCCTGTTCCTCAGTGGAGCCCACGATCCCTGCAGATCTGCTGTGGGCTGCGTGGGGACCTCATAGCACCAGTCGCCAGTCCCTGTTCCACCTCAACCCAGCAGCCAGCGTAGGCCTACAGCACAATACACACTTTTAATGGCGGAATTCGGGGagaaaagttttaaaaagttgtACCTACTCCAACCACACGAGTCCCGCTGCTCTGATGGCGACTTGGAGGCGGCTGGTGGGGAAAACAGCAGAATTTACAGGATCAGGACAGGAAAGCAGCGGCTTCGCCCCGTCGGCCACCACATTGTCCGTCCACCGCCGCGGCGAGGAAACCAGCAGCTCCACTCATCTGGccgcttcttctcctccttttaaTAGTCCGCCTCGTAGCAGCCTCCTCTGCTGCGGAGAAAGTTCCGCTGCTCGACGGTAAAAGTGTCCGCGGCCTGGCGGGCAGGCGGCGTCGGGCCCGACGTACACAGGGGGAAAACTTTCCCAGAACGGCGGATTCCTGCGCGGCCGGCGGGCCTCTCCCGGGCCCGGCGTATCCCTCCGCCGGAGGAAATAATCCCCAATTTACATTCATAACTAATAACTACAGCGTCGTGCTTTAACGAATACGTTCCACACACGGAGTGCTAATTTACTGCAGTACTCAAATCTACTTCAGTCTCAAACCTgcttaaaatcattttattgaatgcaaaaagaaaaagcaataaACACACTGAAAAGTCTTATTTACTATACTTTACAGAACTAACACAAAATCATCACTTCTAAACTGCACTTAAATGGAcattaaacacactcacagctcACAGATGTAACATCCTGTACAAAATACTAAATATTGCTAAAAAGCAgcgtttttaaaaatacaattaagcaccaaagttttagttttttacaAAGGCACATTGTGTTTGACCCTTTGTCCCTGGCTTCTTTTTTGTTCACATGTGAATCCATTAATCACTGGTCTGTATAAGTGGTGTTCTGGTGATGATGCAAACATTGCATgcacattttcaatatttttttatggagaCATGGGAACAAAGCGCTTGCAGTGTTTTAACAGTTTAAAAGCCAGGCGTGGCCAGATGTGACAAAGCGGTTGACAGTGTCATCTTACTCTGTCTCTCTGCACGCCAGTAATGTTACATGACCTTGCCCATGTTACGATGATGGTTTTAGTTTGCTTTGTCCAGCCATCATCTGAACTTGGAGCAACTCTTCCGATATGCAAAGCGGGCGATGTCCACCATGAAGAGCCAAGACAGAGAGTATATTGCCACCCCCTCTATCTTCACAGCCAGGGAGGGCCGCGGAGAGGTGAGCTCACAGATGAGCATCCTACTGCCAACACCAATGCGCACAAAAGCAAACATCAAAATGAAAAGTACATCCACTGCATCCCCTAGCAGGCTGTCGTACCGGCCAGTCCGTTTCAGAAACCATCGGATTTGCAGCAGGGGATTGGTGATCTCAGTGCCAAAGAGAACAGCACAAGTCTCAATGCCCGACTCTCCCAAGGCCAGAGCCAAAAGGATTCCTAATATGCTCATCGTGTGGTGAGCCAGCATGACAGGACCCTCCGTATGAAAGTACATGCACCAAGCCATGTCAAAAATGAAGTACCCCAAACTGAGGACCATGGCCATTGTCTGGAGCCATGTATTCTCTGAGCCTAGAGATATAGGTGAAGATGCACAAGTTAGCACACAAATTATATAAAGAAAACAACATGTGCAGCCTTCGTGAGACATGACATAAAACTGGAAAAGGAAGCATGTTTTCAGACTAGCAGAGTCCAGCAGTGGTCAACACAGATCTCACCTGGGTAAGTGAAGGGCCACGGTCCATCAATAAAGCCTATATAAGCAGTCAGCAAGACGATCACAACTCCATGAAAGAGGGTCACTAGTCTGCAGTTCCACTCGTACCCCCGTGAAGCGTTCACATAACAAATGAAGAGATAGAGAGATATCCAGCCTATTAGGCAGCAGCTCAGCTCCACAACCAGCAAGGCCATCTCCACGCTGTGGAAAGTGACCACAAGCATTATTGCAGGAAGCAACATACAAGACTACTTGTAGTCAAGTACAGTGAGATCCTCCTGAAAACCAGCATTCATGAAGATAAATATTACCTTagatttcactttcaaattctgTTTGCAGGTCCTGAGCTGACATTTGAGGTGCTCGGCTAATCTTGgctgaagacttttttttttccatatggACAGTGAGATTGTGGTCTAACAAAACTGACTACAGCTCACTATCTGTGGGACGCTTCAGTCTGTGATTCACCTGCATCCCTTCCCCCGTCTCAAGCAGCTTCAGCCTCTTAACAGATTAAACATGCTTTACTCCCAACAAACCCTGACTGTAATCCAAGCAGTATGGTCACCCTGCCTACATGTGGTCACTCCGCTCCCCACGCTCCTTACCTGAATGCATGTACTCACACAGCATCGTGCAGGGTCAAAGGGCATCCCTACTGGACATGCCCAGGGAAGCCGTGGAGATCAGATGATTCCCGACTGGGAAGAATAATGCCAGATAAGACTATAAGCCCAGGGGTGGTCAGAGGGAGTAACCAACGGCCCACGTGTGACACTGTCAGTTTTTCTAAAACCCCCGCAGGTGGTTGAAGCAGACAGCAGCTGACATCTTGAGTCCAGTGGGGGTGGTGGGGCTTGACTGTCAATGTCTCCATAGTGTGTGTTCTGAAAGTAGTGAAAATCCAGTCCCACCAACCCCACTTTATCGCATATATACTCAGGGACAGTGGTGACCCATAACAGGAGAAGCCGAAGGGAAAAGAAGTCATGAGCCCATGAGACTGCAAGCTAAAAAGAATGAGGGACACAGAGAACAGGCTGAGTTATTGCAAAATGAAACCAATTTATTAGAGAAAAGGCATAATGGAATGGATATGAATATGCATTGTAATTTGGAAGCAACAGGAGAAGTGTGAGGAAATCAAGGGGAGAAAAGAGTTAGCAGAGCCAGACCCTTCATGCCATGTCGAGGTGAGAAGGGAGAGGTGCAAATGCtcgacatttaaaaagaaaaggaggttttaaaaaatgaaaaaaaaaaaaaaacggcgatGGGCCAGAAatgtggcctagaggttaagaaTGCGGTCCTgtaatcccgatccaccaaggtgccacttagcaaagcacccactgcccactgcgcctgtcatggctgcccatcaccaagggtgatatataaaagcagaggacaaattatgctgtgtgcaccgtgtgtgtcacaatcacttcactttcacttaatgcaGCTTGTGACACATTACAGATAAACCCCAAGTTGATCTCATGAGGCACAGACATATTTCAATCAGTGTCAGGCTTACACTTGGCTCATTTTTATTCGATTTTCGAGGTATTGTTATGCCCTGTGGTTTTGTCATACCAGGTGGAGACAGTGAATCCAACAGGAGCACAATTTATGACTACAGAATTCTCTCTGTTCTCCACTAAACTCTCCACCAGCCCATCACTCTGCACATGTAATGTTCCCAGACCAGCTGAACACGAGCGCATCTGCCACTTTCCACTTCCTGGACTAGTGAAGTAGACCATAGGAGGTCCAAGGCTCTGGGCACCACACCTTGCCCACCTGCAGTGTGCAACTAGATGTTAGCCGAAGCACCTGATCTGAGCAAGTTCAGGCCCGAAATGTACATCAGCCACCCAAGCAGGAAAAGACACTGTTAAATTTCCATTTACCTCTCATGGTAGCCACCTCACCAGCATGGATGGAGATCTTTTGCCGACAACAATTTCCAGGGTTTCGAGGGTCTCTGTGAGGTTCAGGTCAGGTAAGTTTGGTGGCTAATCAAACAAACACCACTGTCACtgttacattgtcatggcagaaggtggacagtacaagatataTAAAGTtctatatacaaataaatagtctgaggaaaagaagaacagtggatgtgagttttaaaaatgtcatggcAACACAAATCATCACTGACTGTGGAAATTTCACACTGGACCTCTGTGTTCCTCCACTATTCTTCTACACTCTGGAACCTGGATTTCCAAATGACTTGCAAAATCagtttttttatctgaaaagaGGACTTTGGACCACTGAGTTCAAGTTAATTAGCTGATTGGGTTTGACACCATGGTTTTCCAATACGGAACTtctaattcatttacatttatggcatttggcagacatccttatccagagcgacttacaacatgcttccatgttaccatcaatgaagaagatcagttctggttcactaggaccccc
The window above is part of the Denticeps clupeoides chromosome 6, fDenClu1.1, whole genome shotgun sequence genome. Proteins encoded here:
- the tlcd5b gene encoding TLC domain-containing protein 5, which produces MALLVVELSCCLIGWISLYLFICYVNASRGYEWNCRLVTLFHGVVIVLLTAYIGFIDGPWPFTYPGSENTWLQTMAMVLSLGYFIFDMAWCMYFHTEGPVMLAHHTMSILGILLALALGESGIETCAVLFGTEITNPLLQIRWFLKRTGRYDSLLGDAVDVLFILMFAFVRIGVGSRMLICELTSPRPSLAVKIEGVAIYSLSWLFMVDIARFAYRKSCSKFR